One window from the genome of Paramisgurnus dabryanus chromosome 22, PD_genome_1.1, whole genome shotgun sequence encodes:
- the ttc21a gene encoding tetratricopeptide repeat protein 21B — MAENDATCLPLIIYHMREKYFRHAINTAVKYLQLYNNDPVLLFFKAFGSLMEGHTQEAMRELYQLKDQRHLSLCSTIALINAHRHCETIDEEAVNELNSDLKLSGSTAGDRALYYAALLYWILDRNGKARTCINKMLKLSDTSPQGLILKGWIMLTSEVEENKLQAIRYFKDSGNVFGLMGQVEFHMAKQNKECALDVVNQMIASHPDFIPALSLKMKILMSLRDWEQTQEVAHRILDRDEHNLKALQMMAVSAAAKDGDMRRVRDHLQCLINAVEMSELNNSRLYVEMTAPISRLVRDRVEFNLLKARALLRSGDMKSVIQCLNTTINMPGVRGSTDELRSSVSVSERVSVYLELTEALRLNGEQHEATKVLQEAIVQFKGTAEESVITLANVDLALARDDVDAAVVLLKKIQPHESAYIQAREKMAHIYLKKNNNKMLYIACYREMTEQLPGVHTLFLLAEAFMKIHQPDEAVKIYQATERTAHKDITLAKRIGHALVKAHEYDKAVSVYESALDVDTRDCLLSLEFADLLFKLQEFEKAQRVLQKTLDHEHSSSLMILMNDVKILRMLVKVLRAMDESTLDAVQKAHDVQQKIIKWITAEQPDQLEDQMKMMANICCDWAHEFHLKHDLEMARHHYTDALNYSPDKEEIILYLARLYYEHQKLDHCEEMCLQILQLHQHHTDAAMLLADTLFWKNQKDEALKMYTDIMERYPDNFHVMVKFLDVQRRLGNLDAMQSVFKSCENFCPLSVREAGYHYCKGLHFWCLYRVTEALNHLNKARGDSQWGERAVQLMVQISLNPDKEVFGGEVLDKRQTNVSEFENQIGIDTAQNLLMKFHPRSKSEEEKVRLLDNLCLIYSKDAKQVEKATLDLTDMLSRNVMLEASLLVAAQGLLQLKQIPRARNLLKRLINMDWNDVNADYLENASLLMADMYIKMRKYSHVDKLLDNCIRHNKSCSKAYEYQGFIMENEQRYEEASLQYELAWKYTNRVDPAVGFRLAFNCLKCKNYTRAVDICHQVLQCYPNYPQIQEEVLIRAQISLRP, encoded by the exons ATGGCAGAAAACGACGCAACATGTTTG CCCTTAATTATATATCATATGCGGGAGAAGTACTTCAGACACGCCATAAATACAGCTGTGAAATATTTACAACTGTACAACAATGATCCTGTGCTCCTGTTTTTCAAAGCTTTTGGATCTCTAATGGAAG GTCACACACAGGAGGCTATGAGAGAGCTTTACCAGCTGAAGGATCAGCGTCACCTCTCATTGTGTTCAACTATAGCTCTCATTAACGCTCACAGACATTGCGAAACTATCG atgAAGAGGCAGTGAATGAACTGAACTCAGATCTGAAGCTATCAGGATCAACAGCAGGTGACAGGGCGTTGTATTATGCGGCTCTGCTTTACTGGATTCTGGACCGGAACGGAAAAGCCAGAACCTGCATTAACAAAATGCTGAAGCTATCAGATACATCGCCACAG GGACTTATTCTGAAGGGCTGGATTATGTTGACATCTGAGGTAGAAGAGAACAAACTTCAGGCCATCCGCTACTTTAAGGATTCAGGAAATGTTTTTGGACTCATGGGACAG GTTGAGTTTCATATGGCCAAACAGAATAAAGAGTGTGCTCTTGACGTTGTGAATCAGATGATCGCTTCTCATCCAGATTTTATCCCAGCACTCAGTCTGAAGATGAAGATCCTGATGTCTCTGCGTGACTGGGAGCAAACCCAAGAAGTCGCCCACAG AATACTGGATAGAGATGAACACAATTTAAAAGCTCTTCAAATGATGGCAGTCAGCGCTGCAGCTAAAGATGGAGACATGAGACGG GTAAGAGATCATCTTCAGTGTTTAATAAATGCAGTAGAGATGTCTGAGCTGAATAATAGCCGTCTGTATGTGGAGATGACAGCACCCATCAGTAGACTG GTTAGAGATCGGGTTGAGTTTAATCTGCTGAAAGCTCGAGCTCTTCTGAGGTCTGGAGATATGAAGAGCGTCATCCAGTGTCTGAACACGACTATAAACATGCCAGGTGTCCGCGGGTCTACAGATGAGCTGCGGTCTTCTGTCTCCGTAAGCGAGCGAGTTTCTGTTTATCTGGAGCTCACAGAGGCTTTGAGACTAAACGGTGAACAG CACGAGGCTACAAAAGTCCTACAGGAGGCCATTGTGCAGTTTAAAGGAACTGCTGAGGAATCCGTCATCACGCTGGCCAATGTTGATCTTGCTTTGGCGAGAGATGATGTGGATGCTGCTGTGGTCCTTCTGAAGAAAATTCAACCCCATGAGTCCGCTTACATCCAAGCCAGAGAGAAAATGGCTCACATTTActtaaagaaaaacaacaacaagatgCTTTACATTGCATGCTACAG agAAATGACTGAGCAGCTACCTGGAGTTCATACTTTATTCCTGCTCGCTGAAGCCTTTATGAAGATACATCag ccaGACGAAGCTGTCAAAATCTATCAGGCAACAGAGAGGACGGCTCATAAAGACATCACCTTAGCTAAAAGAATAGGCCATGCTTTAGTTAAAGCTCATGAATATGACAAG GCTGTAAGCGTCTATGAATCGGCTTTGGATGTTGATACACGGGATTGTCTCTTGAGTCTGGAGTTTGCTGATCTTCTCTTTAAACTCCAGGAGTTTGAGAAAGCTCAGCGAGTCCTACAGAAGACACTGGATCATGAACACA GTTCTTCATTGAtgattttgatgaatgatgtgAAGATTTTAAGAATGTTGGTGAAAGTTCTGCGTGCGATGGACGAATCGACTCTGGATGCTGTGCAAAAG GCCCATGATGTTCAACAGAAGATCATTAAGTGGATTACAGCTGAGCAGCCGGATCAGTTAGAAGATCAGATGAAGATGATGGCAAACATCTGCTGTGATTGGGCTCATGAGTTTCATCTCAAACACGATCTGGAGATGGCCAGACATCATTATACAGACGCTTTAAACTACAGCCCAGATAAAGAGGAG ATCATCCTTTATCTTGCTCGCTTATATTATGAGCATCAAAAGCTGGACCATTGTGAAGAAATGTGTCTTCAGATTCTGCAGCTACATCAACATCATACAGATGCAGCCATG CTGTTAGCTGATACATTATTTTGGAAAAACCAAAAGGATGAAGCACTTAAAATGTATACAGATATTATGGAGCGATATCCAG ACAACTTTCATGTCATGGTTAAGTTTCTTGATGTTCAGCGCAGACTGGGGAATCTGGACGCTATGCAGTCTGTATTTAAATCCTGTGAAAACTTCTGTCCGCTCTCGGTTAGAGAAGCAGGTTATCATTACTGCAAAGGTCTTCACTTCTG GTGTTTGTATCGGGTAACTGAAGCTCTGAATCATCTGAATAAAGCCCGAGGTGATTCTCAATGGGGTGAGAGAGCGGTCCAGCTGATGGTCCAAATCTCTCTTAACCCTGACAAAGAGGTGTTTGGAGGAGAAGTTTTAGATAAAAGACAAACAAACGTCAG TGAATTTGAGAATCAGATTGGGATCGACACGGCTCAGAATCTACTGATGAAGTTTCATCCTCGCTCCAAATCTGAGGAAGAGAAAGTCAGACTGCTTGATAATCTGTGTCTGATCTACAGTAAAGACGCTAAACAGGTGGAGAAAGCCACGCTGGATCTCACAGATATGCTGTCAAGAAAC GTGATGTTGGAGGCATCTTTGCTTGTGGCAGCTCAAGGTCTCCTTCAGTTAAAGCAGATTCCCAGAGCCAGAAACCTCCTGAAACGTCTCATTAACATGGATTGGAATGATGTTAATGCGGATTATCTGGAGAACGCCTCTCTGCTCATGGCTGATATGTATATAAAGATGAGAAAATACTCACACGTGGACAAACTACTGGATAACTGCATACGACACAATaag TCATGCAGTAAAGCGTATGAGTATCAGGGCTTTATAATGGAGAATGAACAGAGATATGAGGAAGCATCACTGCAGTATGAACTCGCATGGAAATACACAAACAGAGTCGATCCTGCTGTCG GGTTTCGTCTTGCCTTCAACTGTCTGAAATGCAAGAATTACACGCGGGCTGTTGATATTTGTCATCag GTGTTACAGTGTTATCCAAACTATCCTCAGATCCAGGAGGAGGTTCTGATCCGAGCTCAGATTTCTCTCCGACCGTGA
- the gorasp1b gene encoding Golgi reassembly-stacking protein 1b isoform X1, with translation MMGLIQSVFTAEAGYHVHGIQDNSPAQRAGLEPFFDFILSVGHTRLNKESDMLKDLLKANIEKPVRLEVYSSKMMKIRELEVIPSNMWGGQGLLGASVRFCTFHGANHNVWHVLDMEPNSPAALAGLKPYSDYIVGADQVLQDSEDFFSLIEASEGKPLKLLVYNTQTDGCREIHITPNGAWGGEGSLGCGIGFGYLHRIPTRPLASRQQDTDTTSETIETFIENSSDVSGCDETLVDVSDGLQTNIEVSTVLEKQCDKASVTDMFETTSVDLSGVLDLSLCSTERSACSLLVDDDDDAGLYSSEDLSVMSRSENSTLNMGKDVQMNDSGIYGVETGPVILNMEERCNEIKTFQH, from the exons ATGATGGGGTTGATTCAGAGCGTGTTTACTGCAGAGGCCGGCTATCACGTGCACGGG ATTCAGGACAATTCACCAGCACAGAGAGCCGGACTGGAGCCCTTCTTTGATTTCATTTTATCTGTTGGACACACAAGGCTG AATAAGGAGAGCGATATGCTGAAAGATCTTCTGAAGGCAAACATTGAGAAGCCTGTGAGGTTGGAGGTCTACAGCAGTAAAATGATGAAGATCAGAGAGTTGGAGGTCATTCCCAGTAACATGTGGGGTGGTCAGGGATTACTGGGGGCAAGCGTTCGATTCTGTACATTTCATGGAGCAAATCACAACGTCTGGCATGTTTTG GATATGGAACCGAATTCACCCGCTGCATTGGCTGGACTGAAGCCGTATTCTGATTATATTGTTGGTGCGGATCAGGTGCTACAGGAC TCTGAAGATTTCTTTTCGCTGATAGAGGCGTCGGAGGGGAAACCATTGAAACTTCTGGTGTATAACACACAGACTGACGGCTGCAGGGAAATTCACATTACTCCTAATGGAGCGTGGGGCGGTGAGGGAAG TCTTGGTTGTGGTATTGGGTTCGGCTACCTTCATCGCATCCCCACACGACCCCTCGCATCAAGACAACAGGACACTGATACAACATCTGAAACTATAGAG ACCTTTATAGAGAATTCCTCAGATGTTTCTGGCTGTGATGAGACACTGGTGGACGTTTCTGATGGACTTCAGACCAACATTGAAGTTTCAACAGTATTGGAGAAACAATGTGACAAAGCTTCTG TCACTGACATGTTTGAGACGACATCTGTAGATCTCTCTGGAGTGTTGGATTTATCATTGTGCTCTACAGAGCGTTCTGCCTGCTCTTTGTTAgtggatgatgatgatgatgctgGACTTTACAGTAGTGAGGATCTATCTGTCATGA GTCGGTCTGAAAACAGCACGCTCAACATGGGAAAAGACGTCCAGATGAATGACTCTGGGATTTATGGTGTTGAAACAGGACCTGTAATTTTAAATATGGAAGAAAGGTGTAATGAgattaaaacatttcaacattGA
- the gorasp1b gene encoding Golgi reassembly-stacking protein 1b isoform X2 produces MMGLIQSVFTAEAGYHVHGIQDNSPAQRAGLEPFFDFILSVGHTRLNKESDMLKDLLKANIEKPVRLEVYSSKMMKIRELEVIPSNMWGGQGLLGASVRFCTFHGANHNVWHVLDMEPNSPAALAGLKPYSDYIVGADQVLQDSEDFFSLIEASEGKPLKLLVYNTQTDGCREIHITPNGAWGGEGSLGCGIGFGYLHRIPTRPLASRQQDTDTTSETIETFIENSSDVSGCDETLVDVSDGLQTNIEVSTVLEKQCDKASERSACSLLVDDDDDAGLYSSEDLSVMSRSENSTLNMGKDVQMNDSGIYGVETGPVILNMEERCNEIKTFQH; encoded by the exons ATGATGGGGTTGATTCAGAGCGTGTTTACTGCAGAGGCCGGCTATCACGTGCACGGG ATTCAGGACAATTCACCAGCACAGAGAGCCGGACTGGAGCCCTTCTTTGATTTCATTTTATCTGTTGGACACACAAGGCTG AATAAGGAGAGCGATATGCTGAAAGATCTTCTGAAGGCAAACATTGAGAAGCCTGTGAGGTTGGAGGTCTACAGCAGTAAAATGATGAAGATCAGAGAGTTGGAGGTCATTCCCAGTAACATGTGGGGTGGTCAGGGATTACTGGGGGCAAGCGTTCGATTCTGTACATTTCATGGAGCAAATCACAACGTCTGGCATGTTTTG GATATGGAACCGAATTCACCCGCTGCATTGGCTGGACTGAAGCCGTATTCTGATTATATTGTTGGTGCGGATCAGGTGCTACAGGAC TCTGAAGATTTCTTTTCGCTGATAGAGGCGTCGGAGGGGAAACCATTGAAACTTCTGGTGTATAACACACAGACTGACGGCTGCAGGGAAATTCACATTACTCCTAATGGAGCGTGGGGCGGTGAGGGAAG TCTTGGTTGTGGTATTGGGTTCGGCTACCTTCATCGCATCCCCACACGACCCCTCGCATCAAGACAACAGGACACTGATACAACATCTGAAACTATAGAG ACCTTTATAGAGAATTCCTCAGATGTTTCTGGCTGTGATGAGACACTGGTGGACGTTTCTGATGGACTTCAGACCAACATTGAAGTTTCAACAGTATTGGAGAAACAATGTGACAAAGCTTCTG AGCGTTCTGCCTGCTCTTTGTTAgtggatgatgatgatgatgctgGACTTTACAGTAGTGAGGATCTATCTGTCATGA GTCGGTCTGAAAACAGCACGCTCAACATGGGAAAAGACGTCCAGATGAATGACTCTGGGATTTATGGTGTTGAAACAGGACCTGTAATTTTAAATATGGAAGAAAGGTGTAATGAgattaaaacatttcaacattGA
- the gorasp1b gene encoding Golgi reassembly-stacking protein 1b isoform X3, whose product MLKDLLKANIEKPVRLEVYSSKMMKIRELEVIPSNMWGGQGLLGASVRFCTFHGANHNVWHVLDMEPNSPAALAGLKPYSDYIVGADQVLQDSEDFFSLIEASEGKPLKLLVYNTQTDGCREIHITPNGAWGGEGSLGCGIGFGYLHRIPTRPLASRQQDTDTTSETIETFIENSSDVSGCDETLVDVSDGLQTNIEVSTVLEKQCDKASVTDMFETTSVDLSGVLDLSLCSTERSACSLLVDDDDDAGLYSSEDLSVMSRSENSTLNMGKDVQMNDSGIYGVETGPVILNMEERCNEIKTFQH is encoded by the exons ATGCTGAAAGATCTTCTGAAGGCAAACATTGAGAAGCCTGTGAGGTTGGAGGTCTACAGCAGTAAAATGATGAAGATCAGAGAGTTGGAGGTCATTCCCAGTAACATGTGGGGTGGTCAGGGATTACTGGGGGCAAGCGTTCGATTCTGTACATTTCATGGAGCAAATCACAACGTCTGGCATGTTTTG GATATGGAACCGAATTCACCCGCTGCATTGGCTGGACTGAAGCCGTATTCTGATTATATTGTTGGTGCGGATCAGGTGCTACAGGAC TCTGAAGATTTCTTTTCGCTGATAGAGGCGTCGGAGGGGAAACCATTGAAACTTCTGGTGTATAACACACAGACTGACGGCTGCAGGGAAATTCACATTACTCCTAATGGAGCGTGGGGCGGTGAGGGAAG TCTTGGTTGTGGTATTGGGTTCGGCTACCTTCATCGCATCCCCACACGACCCCTCGCATCAAGACAACAGGACACTGATACAACATCTGAAACTATAGAG ACCTTTATAGAGAATTCCTCAGATGTTTCTGGCTGTGATGAGACACTGGTGGACGTTTCTGATGGACTTCAGACCAACATTGAAGTTTCAACAGTATTGGAGAAACAATGTGACAAAGCTTCTG TCACTGACATGTTTGAGACGACATCTGTAGATCTCTCTGGAGTGTTGGATTTATCATTGTGCTCTACAGAGCGTTCTGCCTGCTCTTTGTTAgtggatgatgatgatgatgctgGACTTTACAGTAGTGAGGATCTATCTGTCATGA GTCGGTCTGAAAACAGCACGCTCAACATGGGAAAAGACGTCCAGATGAATGACTCTGGGATTTATGGTGTTGAAACAGGACCTGTAATTTTAAATATGGAAGAAAGGTGTAATGAgattaaaacatttcaacattGA